One window of Lemur catta isolate mLemCat1 chromosome 3, mLemCat1.pri, whole genome shotgun sequence genomic DNA carries:
- the HAO2 gene encoding hydroxyacid oxidase 2, protein MALVCLTDFQAQARERLSKSSWDYIEGGADDGITRDDNVAAFKKIRLRPRYLRDVSKVDTRTTIQGQEISAPICISPSGFHCLAWPDGEMSTARAAQAAKICYITSTYASCSLEDIVAAAPGGLRWFQLYVQPDQQLNKQLVQWVESLGFKALVITVDTPKTGNRRHDIRNQLDLKMNIMLKDLRLPKERNSIPYLHTSAISPSLCWDDISWFQSITRLPIILKGILTKEDAELAVEHNVHGIIVSNHGGRQLDEVLSSIDALTEVVAAVNGKIEVYLDGGVRTGNDVLKALALGAKCIFLGRPILWGLACKGEDGVREILNILKNEFHTSMTLTGCRSIAEISRDLIQFSRL, encoded by the exons ATGGCCTTGGTGTGTCTAACAGACTTCCAGGCACAGGCACGAGAGCGGCTCTCTAAGTCATCCTGGGATTATATTGAAGGAGGAGCTGACGACGGCATCACTCGGGACGACAACGTCGCAGCATTCAAAAA AATCCGCCTCCGTCCCCGATACCTGAGAGATGTGTCGAAGGTAGACACCAGGACCACGATCCAAGGGCAGGAGATCAGCGCCCCAATCTGCATCTCACCCTCGGGGTTCCACTGCCTCGCCTGGCCCGATGGGGAAATGAGCACAGCAAGAG CCGCCCAGGCAGCCAAGATCTGCTACATCACCAGCACCTATGCCAGCTGCAGCTTGGAAGATATTGTTGCTGCCGCTCCAGGAGGCCTCCGGTGGTTCCAGCTCTATGTGCAACCAGACCAGCAGCTGAACAAACAGCTGGTCCAGTGGGTAGAATCCCTGGGTTTCAAAGCTTTGGTCATCACAGTGGATAcacccaaaactggaaacaggcGACATGACATTCGAAATCAATTGGACTTGAAGATGAACATAATGCTAAAAGATCTTCGATTACCTAAAGAG AGAAATTCCATACCTTATCTCCATACATCTGCCATAAGCCCATCTCTCTGCTGGGATGACATCTCCTGGTTTCAGAGCATAACCCGATTGCCCATCATCCTTAAAGGGATTTTGACAAAGGAGGACGCAGAGTTAGCTGTGGAGCACAATGTCCATGGTATCATTGTTTCCAACCATGGTGGGAGGCAGCTTGATGAAGTTCTCTCTTCA ATTGACGCTTTGACAGAAGTGGTGGCTGCTGTAAACGGGAAAATTGAAGTGTACCTGGATGGTGGGGTCCGAACAGGCAACGACGTGCTGAAGGCTCTGGCCCTGGGGGCTAAGTGCATCTTTCTTGGGAGGCCGATCCTATGGGGTCTTGCCTGCAAG GGTGAAGATGGTGttagagaaattttaaacattttgaaaaatgagttCCACACTTCCATGACCCTTACAG GCTGCCGGTCGATCGCTGAGATCAGTCGGGACCTGATCCAGTTCTCCAGATTGTAA